The Usitatibacter rugosus genome segment GTCGGCGTGGCCGGCGCGCTGTGGGCGTTCGTGTACCTGGGCTCCTGGGAGCCGCTCGCCTTCGACGTGAACCGGTCGTTCCAGCTGCTCTTCATGATCATCATCGGCGGGCTGGGGTCGATCCTTGGATCGTTCCTCGGCGCTGCGTTCATCGTGATCCTGCCGCTGGTGCTGAACCAGCTGCCGCGTGCGCTCGGCGTCTCGCTGTCCACGGAGATGGTCTCGCACATCGAGATCATGGTCTTTGGCGCCTTGATCGTGATCTTCCTCATCGCCGAGCCCCGCGGCCTCGCACGCCTGTGGGCCGTCGGCAAGGAAAAGCTTCGCCTGTGGCCGTTTCCGCATTGATGTCCGTCCGTCTCGTACAACGAAGGAGGAGAACATGAAAACAGAACTGCGCATGAAGGTCGCCGCTGCCGCGATGGCCGTGGCGGGAGTGTTGGGCGTGGCGGTGGACTCCGCCGCGCAATCGGCGAACGAGATCTTCGTTCCCGTGCTCGTCTACCGTACCGGCGCGTACGCCCCCAACGGGGTGCCCTGGGCCGACGGCTTCGTCGACTACTTGAAGCTCGTGAACGCGCGCGACGGCGGCGTGAACGGGATCAAGATCGCCTACGAGGAATGCGAAACGGGCTACGCGACCGACCGCGGCGTCGAGTGCTACGAGCGCCTGAAGAGCAAGAAGCCGGTGGCCTTCAGCCCGTTGTCCACGGGCATCTCCTACGCGCTGATCGACAAGGTGCCGCAGGACAAGATCGTCCTGATCACCGCCGGCTACGGCCGCGCCGATTCGGTCGACGGCGGCGATTTCAAGTACGTCTTCCCGATGCTGGGCACGTACTGGGACGCGGCCGACATTCTCGTCCAGCACGTGAAGAAGAAGGGCAACTTGAAGGGCAAGAAGATCGCGCTCGTCTACCACGACTCGCCGTACGGCAAGGAGCCGATCCCGGTGCTCGAGGCGCTGTCGAAGATCGAGGGCTTCGAGCTCATCAAGCTCCCGGTCACGCACCCCGGCGTGGAGCAGAAGGCGACGTGGCTGCAGGTTCGCCAGCAGCGCCCGGACTACGTGTTCCTGTGGGGTTGGGGTGTCATGAACTCCACCTCCATCAAGGAGGCGATCGCGGTGTCCTATCCGCGCCTGCAGATGTACGGGGTGTGGTGGTCCGCTGCGGAGCCGGATGTCCTGCCCGCCGAAGCGGCCGCGAAGGGCTACAACGGCCTCGCGCTCGGCCACTCGGCGGAAAAGGACGCGCCGATCCACAAGGACATGGCCAAGTATCTCTACGAGAAGGGGCAGGGCACCGCGAAGAGCAAGGACGAGGTGGGTAGCGTCCTCTACAACCGCGGCATGCTCTCGGCGATGCTCACGATCGAATCGATCCGCGCCGCGCAGGGCAAGTACGGCAAGCGCGTCGTCACGGGCGAGGAAGTGCAGTGGGGTGCGGAGCACCTGAACCTCGACGCGGCGCGCATCAAGGCGCTGGGCGTGGAGGGCATGATGCAGCCGCTCAAGACCTCGTGCGCGGATCACGCCGGCGTCCACAAGGCGCGTGTGCACACGTGGGACGGCAGCCAGTGGAGCTACACGTCGGACTGGTACGAATCGAACTCGAAAGTGCTGGCGCCGATCATCAAGGCCTCGGCCGACAGGTACGCTGCCGAGAAGAAGTTCGAGAAACGCGACTGCTCGAAGGAGAAGTAGGAGCTTGAACGCGCTGGCGAAACCGCTGCTGGACGTCAACGGCATCGAGGTGATCTACAACCACGTGATCCTCGTGCTGAAGGGCGTCTCGCTCACCGTTCCGGAGGGCGGCATCGTCGCCCTCCTGGGCGGCAACGGCGCGGGCAAGACGACGACGCTGAAGGCGGTTTCCAACCTGCTGAAGAGCGAGCGGGGCGAGGTGACCAAGGGCTCCATCCACTTCCGCGGCGAGCGCGTGGACGAGATGAGCCCTTCGGACCTCGTGAAGCGGGGCGTGATCCAGGTGATGGAAGGGCGGCGCTGCTTTGGCCACCTCACGGTCGAGGAGAACCTGCTGACGGGGGCGTATACCCGAAAGGTCTCCCGCTCCGAGATCCAGCTCGACCTGGAGAAGGTCTACGGATTCTTCCCGCGGCTCAAGCAACGCCGCACCTCGATGGCCGGCTTCACCTCCGGCGGCGAGCAGCAGATGACGGCGATCGGCCGGGCGCTGATGGGCAAGCCGTCGATGATCCTGCTGGACGAGCCCTCGATGGGGCTCGCTCCGCAGATCGTCGAGGAGATCTTCGAGATCGTGAAGAACCTGAACGCCACGGAGCGCGTGAGCTTCCTCCTGGCGGAGCAGAACACGATGGTGGCGCTGCGCTTCGCGGACTTCGGCTACATCCTCGAGAACGGGCGCGTGGTGATGGAAGGCACGGCGGACCACCTTGCGGAGAACGAGGATGTGAAGGAGTTCTACCTCGGAATTTCTTCGGGGGCGCGACGGAGCTTTCGCGAGACCAAACACTATCGGCGCCGGAAGCGCTGGCTCGCTTAGAAGACCAAGGCGAAAGGCGTTGTCCGCGGATAAACACGGATAAACACGGATGAACGCGGAACATTTTGATGATCTGGAAACTCGGGCATCGGAACTGAGAGAGAAGCAACTTCTCGATCGGCTGCCCGCGCAGATCGAACACGCCAGGACATCGACCTCCTTCTATAAGCAGCTTTTTGCGGCGGTCGATCCGAAGACGGTGAACAGTCGCGCGGCATTGGCGAAGCTTCCCGTGACGAGGAAGTCGGAGCTGGTCGAGCAGCAGAAACGCGAGCGTCCGTTTGGCGGCCTCAATGCGACGAAGCCGGGCGGCCTCGCGCGGATCTTCATGTCACCCGGGCCGATCTACGATCCGGAAGGCCGCGGCGTCGACTATTGGCACACGGCGCGCTCGCTCTTCGCGGCGGGGTTTCGTGCCGGCGACGTGGCCATCAATTGTTTCTCCTATCACCTGTCGCCCGCGGCGAGCATGTTCGAGACGGGGCTGCACAAGCTCGAGTGCGCGGTGATTCCCGGTGGCGTCGGGCAGACCGAGCTGCAGTGCCGCGCGATTGCGGACCTGCAGCCTTCGGGCTACGTGGGCACGCCGTCGTTCCTGAAGATCCTCATCGAGAAGGCGGACGAGCTCTCGCTCGACGTGTCGTCGATCAAGCGCGCGGTCGTGTCGGGTGAGGCGTTCCTGCCGCCGGTGAAGGAGTTCCTGCGCGCGCGGGGCATCGCGGCCTTCCAGGCGTACGGCACCGCGGACCTCGGCATCGTCGCGTACGAGTCGCCGGCGCACGAGGGACTGGTCTGCGAAGAGGAGATCGTGGTGGAGATCGTGCGGCCGGGCACGGGCGACCCGGTGCCCGACGGCGAGGTGGGCGAGGTCGTCGTCACGTCCTTCAGCCCCGACTACCCGCTCATCCGCTTCGCAACCGGTGACCTGTCGGCCGTGCTCGCGGGTGCGAGCCCGTGCGGCCGCACCAACCTGCGCATCAAGGGCTGGATGGGACGCGCCGACCAGACGACCAAGGTGCGCGGACTCTTCGTGCATCCGCACCAGGTCGCGGAGGTGCTGAAGCGCCACGCGCTCGGCAAGGCACGGCTCACCGTCGAGAACGAAGGCGGCGAGGACCGCATGACGCTCTCGGTCGAGCGCGCGGCCGATGCCGGCGTCGCGACCGCAGTCGAGGCCTCGCTGAAGGAGATCACGAAGCTGCGCGGCGAGGTGAAGTTCGCCGCCGCGGGCTCGCTGCCCAACGACGGCAAGGTGATCGAGGACCTGCGGAAGTACTGAACAAATGGGGTCTGACCCTATTTGTTCAGTCGTCGGAGCCCGAGAGGCGCGGGAAGGCGACGACGTGGTCCACGTCGAGCTTCACGCCGATGCGCTCGCCGATCGCGTGGTTGTGGTGCGAGGGCACCAGCGAGAGGACCTGCTTGCCGTCGTCCAGGCGCAGCGTGTAGAGGAACTCGGCGCCGCGGAAGGCCTTCTTCAGGACTTCGCCCTTCACCGGGCTCTCGTCGTCGTGCAGCACGTCGTCCGGCCGCAGGAGCTGCGAGACGGGCTGGCCGTCGACCTCGCTGTCCACCAGCACGCCCTCGCCGACGAAGTCCGCGACGAAGCGCGTCGCCGGCCGGTGATAGAGGTTGTACGCGGTGTCCCATTGCTCGACGCGGCCGCGGCGCATGACGCCGACCGCATCGGCCATCGCGAAGGCCTCGTGCTGGTCGTGCGTGACCAGGAGCGCCGTCATGCCCTGGGCCTTGAGGATCGAGCGCACCTCGAGCGAGAGGCGCTCGCGGAGATCGACGTCGAGGTTGGAGAAGGGCTCGTCCAGCAACAACAGCTGCGGACGCGGGGCAAGGGCGCGCGCGAGTGCCACGCGTTGCTTCTGGCCGCCGGAAAGCTCATGCGGATAGCGCGTCGCCCACGCTTCGAGTCCGATCGCCGCGAGCAGCTCGCGCACGCGCTCGGCCCGCGAAGCCTTGGCCGCGCCGCGCAAGCCGAATGCGACGTTGCCCTCGACGGTGAGGTGCGGGAAGAGCGCGTAGTCCTGGAAGACGACGCCCACGCGGCGCGTCTCCGGCGCCTGCGTCATGCCCGGGCGGCTCACGACGGCGCCGTGCAGGCGGATCTCGCCGGCGTCGATCGCCTCCAGCCCGGCGACGCATCGCAGCACGGTCGTCTTGCCGCAGCCGCTCGGCCCGAGCAGGCAGCCGATCTCGCCGTCCTCGAGCCGCAGCGTGAAGCCGTCGGCGACAGGTCCTGAACCGGGGTACGAGAAGGAGATCGACTCGACGTCGAGCGCGAACGGCATGCGTCGATTCTATAACGTGAATTGACTAATGAGAACAATTCGCATTATTCTCGACGTCCGCTTTCCCACCCGTCCGAAAACTCCAAGCCCATGAAAAAGCTCGCGATTTCCCTCCTTGCCCTGATGGCCGCCGGGCCCGTTGCAAGCCAGGAGAAAGTTCTCAACCTTTACTCGTCGCGCCACTACCAGACCGACGAAGCGCTCTACGAGAACTTCACGAAGCAGACCGGCATCAAGATCAACCGCATCGAAGCGGGCGAGGACGCGCTGCTCGAGCGCCTGAAGAACGAAGGCACGCGCAGCCCCGCGGACGTGTTCGTCACGGTCGACGCGGGCCGCCTGTGGAGAGCCGAGCAGATGGGCCTGCTCGCCCCGGTGAAATCGAAGGTGCTGGACGAGCGCATCCCGGCGTCGCTCCGCCATCCCGACGGCCTGTGGTTCGCGTTCTCGGTGCGCGCGCGCCCGATCTTCTACGCCAAGGGCATGGTCGACACGAAGGACATCCAGAACTACGAAGACCTCGCGAGCCCGAAGCTGAAGGGCAAGGTCTGCATGCGCTCCAGCTCGAACATGTACAACCTCTCGCTCATGGGCTCGATGATCGCCAACGACGGCGCGGACAAGAGCGAGCAGTGGGCCAAGGGCGTCGTCGCGAACTTCGCGCGCGACCCGAAGGGCGGCGACACCGACCAGCTGAAGGCGGTGGCCGCGGGCGAGTGCGCCGTGACGGTCTCCAACACGTATTACTA includes the following:
- a CDS encoding ABC transporter substrate-binding protein, yielding MKTELRMKVAAAAMAVAGVLGVAVDSAAQSANEIFVPVLVYRTGAYAPNGVPWADGFVDYLKLVNARDGGVNGIKIAYEECETGYATDRGVECYERLKSKKPVAFSPLSTGISYALIDKVPQDKIVLITAGYGRADSVDGGDFKYVFPMLGTYWDAADILVQHVKKKGNLKGKKIALVYHDSPYGKEPIPVLEALSKIEGFELIKLPVTHPGVEQKATWLQVRQQRPDYVFLWGWGVMNSTSIKEAIAVSYPRLQMYGVWWSAAEPDVLPAEAAAKGYNGLALGHSAEKDAPIHKDMAKYLYEKGQGTAKSKDEVGSVLYNRGMLSAMLTIESIRAAQGKYGKRVVTGEEVQWGAEHLNLDAARIKALGVEGMMQPLKTSCADHAGVHKARVHTWDGSQWSYTSDWYESNSKVLAPIIKASADRYAAEKKFEKRDCSKEK
- a CDS encoding Fe(3+) ABC transporter substrate-binding protein translates to MKKLAISLLALMAAGPVASQEKVLNLYSSRHYQTDEALYENFTKQTGIKINRIEAGEDALLERLKNEGTRSPADVFVTVDAGRLWRAEQMGLLAPVKSKVLDERIPASLRHPDGLWFAFSVRARPIFYAKGMVDTKDIQNYEDLASPKLKGKVCMRSSSNMYNLSLMGSMIANDGADKSEQWAKGVVANFARDPKGGDTDQLKAVAAGECAVTVSNTYYYVRLLKSTKPDEKAVAERVGVIFPNQSNRGTHVNISGAGMLRSAPHPEAAVQFLEYLSSPEAQAYFANGNNEFPVVGTVKDNKELAALPAFKKDSLNVSMLGRNQAAAQQAYDKAGWK
- a CDS encoding phenylacetate--CoA ligase family protein, which encodes MTRKSELVEQQKRERPFGGLNATKPGGLARIFMSPGPIYDPEGRGVDYWHTARSLFAAGFRAGDVAINCFSYHLSPAASMFETGLHKLECAVIPGGVGQTELQCRAIADLQPSGYVGTPSFLKILIEKADELSLDVSSIKRAVVSGEAFLPPVKEFLRARGIAAFQAYGTADLGIVAYESPAHEGLVCEEEIVVEIVRPGTGDPVPDGEVGEVVVTSFSPDYPLIRFATGDLSAVLAGASPCGRTNLRIKGWMGRADQTTKVRGLFVHPHQVAEVLKRHALGKARLTVENEGGEDRMTLSVERAADAGVATAVEASLKEITKLRGEVKFAAAGSLPNDGKVIEDLRKY
- a CDS encoding ABC transporter ATP-binding protein, with protein sequence MNALAKPLLDVNGIEVIYNHVILVLKGVSLTVPEGGIVALLGGNGAGKTTTLKAVSNLLKSERGEVTKGSIHFRGERVDEMSPSDLVKRGVIQVMEGRRCFGHLTVEENLLTGAYTRKVSRSEIQLDLEKVYGFFPRLKQRRTSMAGFTSGGEQQMTAIGRALMGKPSMILLDEPSMGLAPQIVEEIFEIVKNLNATERVSFLLAEQNTMVALRFADFGYILENGRVVMEGTADHLAENEDVKEFYLGISSGARRSFRETKHYRRRKRWLA
- a CDS encoding ABC transporter ATP-binding protein; the protein is MPFALDVESISFSYPGSGPVADGFTLRLEDGEIGCLLGPSGCGKTTVLRCVAGLEAIDAGEIRLHGAVVSRPGMTQAPETRRVGVVFQDYALFPHLTVEGNVAFGLRGAAKASRAERVRELLAAIGLEAWATRYPHELSGGQKQRVALARALAPRPQLLLLDEPFSNLDVDLRERLSLEVRSILKAQGMTALLVTHDQHEAFAMADAVGVMRRGRVEQWDTAYNLYHRPATRFVADFVGEGVLVDSEVDGQPVSQLLRPDDVLHDDESPVKGEVLKKAFRGAEFLYTLRLDDGKQVLSLVPSHHNHAIGERIGVKLDVDHVVAFPRLSGSDD